Sequence from the Aromatoleum petrolei genome:
CTCGTGCGACAGCAGGTAGTCGAGCCACAGGCGCGCGGCGTTGGGATGCCGCGCGCCGCGGGAGATGAAGGCGATGCGGCTGAGCACCAGCGTGTAGTCGCGCGGCAGCACCACGCCGATCGCGGGGTCGTCGTGGGCGCGCAGCAGCGCGTAGGAGCCGAGCACGTTGTAGCCGATCAGGGCCTCGCCCGACGCGATGCGGTCGAGCATGCCGGTGGTCGAGGCGAGGGTCACCGTGCCGGTGCGGCCGAAGGCTTGGGCGAGCTTCCAGAACACGACCGGGTTGGCGATCACGTCCTGCGTGTGCAGCATGAAGCCGAGGCCCGAAGTGGAGGGTTCGTAGGTTGCCAGCTTGCCGCGGAAGCGCTCGGGCTGCTGGGCGAGCAGGCGCAACAGCTCGGCATGGGTCGTGGGCACCTCGGCGGGAGCGAGGAGCTTGCGGTTGTACGCGATCGCCACCGGTTCGAAGGTGGTGCCGAAGGCCTCGTTCTTCCACACCGCCCATTCGGGCAGCGCGGCCGTTTCGGCGGAGCGGTGGGGCTGGGCGTAGCCGTCGTTGACGAGCTTCACCTGCAGGTCCACCGCCGAGCTCCACACGATGTCGGGCTGCTCGCCGCGCGCAGCCTCGTCGAGGAAGCGCCGCGACAGCTCGCCGCTGTTGAGGTCCTCGTAGTGCACGCGCACCCCGGGGTAGCGGCGTTCGAAGTCCTGCAGCAGCGGGCGCGCGATGCGCTCGTCGGTCACCGCGTAAATGATCACCCGGCCCTCGCGTACAGCCGCCGCGTACCGCGTGTCGTCACGTTCGGCGTGCGCTCCGGCGACAGGCAGCACGCACGCGCACGCAAGAGTGACGGTGCGGAGCAGGCGGGGCAGAAAGGAGCTCAATCCGGATTCCTCCTCGCAGTCGGCGGCGGTTTTGCGCGATGCGATCGTTTGCGGCACGATGATCCTTCCCACGGCTTTCGATTCACTTTCAGACGATGCGCCTGCTGCTCGTAGAGGATCATACCGAACTCGCGGAATGGGTTTCCAAGGCGCTGGTGCAGGCGGGCTACGCCGTCGACGTGATGCGCCGCGGCGACCACGCCGACCACGCGCTGCTCACGCAGCCCTACGACCTGGTCGTGCTCGACCTGTCGCTGCCCGGGCTGGACGGCCTGGAGGTGTTGCGCCGCCTGCGCGGGCGGGAGGCGACGAAGAACACGCCGGTGATCATCCTTACCGCGCGTGGCGCCACCGAGGACCGCGTGAAGGGGCTCAATCTCGGCGCCGACGACTACCTGCCCAAGCCCTTCGAGCTCACCGAACTGGAAGCGCGCATCAAGGCGCTGCTGCGCCGCGCGGGCAACCTCGTGCCGACGGTGAGGATCGGCCGGCTGGAGTTCGATCTCGGCTCGCGTCTCGCGACCGTCGACGGCAAGCCGCTGTCGCTGACACCGCGCGAGCTGGCGGTGCTGGAGGCGCTGATCGCGCGCCAGGGCCGGCCGCTCGCGCGCGAGGCGCTGTTCGAGAAGGTGTTCAGCTTCGACGAGGAGGCGCGCCCGGAGGCAATCGAGATCTACGTGCATCGCCTGAGGAAGAAGCTGGAAGGGTCGGGAGCGGTCGTCACGACCCTGCGCGGGTTGGGCTACCTGATCGGCGAGGCGGGCGGTGACTGAGGCTTCGCGCGGATGGGCATGCGCGCATCGCTGAGCCTGCGCGGGCGCGTCGCGCGCTGGCTGCTGCCGCCGCTGCTGATCCTGCTCGCGATCAATGCCGTGTTGTCCTGGCTGGGCGCGCGCCAGGCGGTCAACCGCGCCTACGATCGCTCGCTCACGGCCTCGGTGCGCGCGATCGCCGAGCAGGTCCATTCGCTCGAGGGCGAGATCACCGTCGATGTGCCGTACTCGGCCTTCGAGGTGTTCGAGGCGGGCGTGCAGGAGCGCATCTTCTACGCGGTGTTCGCCCCCGACGGGCGCCTCGTGACCGGCTACGAGGATCTGCGCGCGCCGCGCGTGCCGGCCGAGGACGGCGCGCTGCTGATCGCGGAGATGCCCTACCGCGGCGAGGAGGTGCGCATCGGCGCGATGAAGAAGCGTCTATACGACCCGGCGCTCGCCGGCAGCGATGCGGTGACCATCGTATTCGCCGAGACTACCGAGTCGCGGGTCGCGCTCGCGCGCGAGCTGTTCTTCGACAGCCTGCGCCGCCAGCTGCTGCTCGTCGGGCTGGGGGCGTTGATGCTGGCCCTGGCGTTGGGCACGGCCTTCCGCCCGCTGGTGGAGCTGCGCGATGCGGTGCAGAAGCGCGCCGAGGACGATCTCACGCCGGTGCCCACGGGCAACGTGCCGAGCGAGGTGCAGCCGCTGATCGGCGCGATCAACCACCACATGGAGCGCTTGTCGGCGATGCTCGTGGCGCGCCGGCGTTTCCTGACCGATGCCGCGCACCAGATCCGCACCCCCCTCGCGGTG
This genomic interval carries:
- a CDS encoding sensor histidine kinase, with the protein product MRASLSLRGRVARWLLPPLLILLAINAVLSWLGARQAVNRAYDRSLTASVRAIAEQVHSLEGEITVDVPYSAFEVFEAGVQERIFYAVFAPDGRLVTGYEDLRAPRVPAEDGALLIAEMPYRGEEVRIGAMKKRLYDPALAGSDAVTIVFAETTESRVALARELFFDSLRRQLLLVGLGALMLALALGTAFRPLVELRDAVQKRAEDDLTPVPTGNVPSEVQPLIGAINHHMERLSAMLVARRRFLTDAAHQIRTPLAVLSTQAEFGARQGDPGEMRRIFESILATIRSTRRMADQMLSLSRAEPANGLIQEQEPVELTDIAREVALELVPVALKKHIELAFEETGPAPMTGNAAMLRELAANLVDNAIRYSPPDTQVVVATGASDGRVVLAVSDEGPGIPLDERDKVFGRFYRILGQGGPDGSGLGLAIVREIALAHGGEVRLADAAGGHGLLVEVEFPRREAVAG
- a CDS encoding ABC transporter substrate-binding protein — its product is MSSFLPRLLRTVTLACACVLPVAGAHAERDDTRYAAAVREGRVIIYAVTDERIARPLLQDFERRYPGVRVHYEDLNSGELSRRFLDEAARGEQPDIVWSSAVDLQVKLVNDGYAQPHRSAETAALPEWAVWKNEAFGTTFEPVAIAYNRKLLAPAEVPTTHAELLRLLAQQPERFRGKLATYEPSTSGLGFMLHTQDVIANPVVFWKLAQAFGRTGTVTLASTTGMLDRIASGEALIGYNVLGSYALLRAHDDPAIGVVLPRDYTLVLSRIAFISRGARHPNAARLWLDYLLSHEGQRQLAQNPGFFSVRDDVPEDAAATELRRQLGGAFRPIPIGPGLMTYLDQVKRRDFLRKWHHTLFPVP
- a CDS encoding response regulator, which codes for MRLLLVEDHTELAEWVSKALVQAGYAVDVMRRGDHADHALLTQPYDLVVLDLSLPGLDGLEVLRRLRGREATKNTPVIILTARGATEDRVKGLNLGADDYLPKPFELTELEARIKALLRRAGNLVPTVRIGRLEFDLGSRLATVDGKPLSLTPRELAVLEALIARQGRPLAREALFEKVFSFDEEARPEAIEIYVHRLRKKLEGSGAVVTTLRGLGYLIGEAGGD